Below is a window of Mycobacteriales bacterium DNA.
TCCCCGTCATGAGTCGCCATCCCTCCCCGAATCGATTCGGCGCCGACAGTATGACCCGCCGGCCCCGCTTCCGGCATCCGGCTGCTCTTCCTCGACGGTCAGCCCGCAGGTGCGCCCCAGCCGCCGGCCGCGACCAGCGGCCGATCGGGGCGGCCGCCCGAAATAGGGCGATCTCCAGCTATTTGCTGCCAGGCGCCCGATCTAGGTCGTGCGAACACCAGATGAACGTGGGCGCATCGCTTAACGGCCACGGGCCGGATGCACTATCACCGCTTAGTGATGTTGATCGCGAGGGCCCGTGCTTCGCGCTCCGCACGTCGCCTCCTCGTGATCGGGCTCACGATGGCGCTCTGCGCGCTCAGCGACGTGACCGGGGCGTTAACGGCGAATGCAACTCCCCAGTACGGCGTCTGGTCGGGCTCGTCCGGGCCCGGCACGGTCACGATCAACGACGGCACCAGCGGCCCGCCTTCGTTCCAGTACGACGACGAGTCAGCCGGCTTCAGCCCGGTCAGCTGGACGTTCTCGACCACCGAGCAGCAGGCGGCGACGGGCGGCAACGGACTCACCGTCGATGTCCCATGGCAGTACACCGGGCTGCACGCGTGGTTCGAGGTCACGGTGGACCTCAACGCCTTCATCACGACGCCGAGCGGAACGACCACCACCCAGCTGGTCAATGCCGGACCGACGAGCTGCTGCACCGCACCCTCGAACGGGTTCAGCTATCAGGGCACGTACTCCTTCACCGGCTTGCAGCAGGGCGACGTCTACGGCTTCACCTTCGGCGGCTCGAACTTCGACTCCAACAACTTCCTGCGCGGCACGCTGCAGCTGTACCCGAACTCCTCACCGGTGATCTCGCCACCCACCGGCAACACGTCGTGGCAGAACGCCACCGCGCTCAAAGCAAACGACTCGGTCAGCACGGATGCGATCGACGCGCCCGGCGAAGACCGCTGGTACGACTTTCCGGTCCAACCGGACAGCCAGGTCACGGTGAACGTGAGCGGCCTGACCAGCGATACCGACGTCGCGGTCTTTTCCGACATCGGCCAGGCCTTCCAACAGGACCTGGACACCTTCGGCTCGGGCACCGCGGACACCTCACAGCTCACCGAGCTCGCGGCCCAACAACCGTCGTCTACCGCCGCGCCCGCGGATTTCGCGCCTTCGGCCTTCACTCCGTCCGCATTCACCCCATCAGCGTTCACGCCGAGTGCCTTCACGCCGTCCGCGTTCACACCCAGCGCGTTCACCCCATCCGCGTTCACGCCGAGTGCCTTCACGCCGTCCGCGTTCACACCCAGCGCGTTCACGCCATCGGCGTTCACGCCTTCTGCGTTCACGCCCAGCGCCTTCACCCCGAGCGCCTTTACTGCGGCGTACTCGAGTGCACAGGTCCGCTCGCTGCTCGCGGTGTCGTCCCAACCCGGCGCGGCCCCGAAGTCCGTGACCGTCAACACGTGGAATGCGACCGGCAACTTCTATGTCCGCGTGACCGGCGAGAACGGTGCGTACTCGACGACGCCGTTCACGCTGACCGTCACAACGACCGGGGGCCCGTGCAACAACATCAGCCTGAACTCCTACAGCGGTGACTCGACGATCAGCGCATCGCCCGGCGACAACTACCAGACCGTCATCCTCACCGACTCGAGCCGGCTCGGCTCGCCGGACCTGACGACGGCGCTCACGAACCTGGCCGCCACCACGAACGGCGTGGTCGTCGATCTGGCCGACAGCCAGAAGGTTCAGGACCTCCAGACGCAGGCCGACCTGTACTCATCCTGTCCGTATGCGAGCAATCTGGTGGCGAACGCGATCCGCGACATCATCACCAGCTACCGAGCGGGTGGATCGCTGAAGTACGTCGTGCTCGTCGGCGGTGACCGGGTCATCCCGTACTTCCGCTATGCCGACGACGCCGGGCTGGCGCCGGAAAGCGACTACGTCCCCCCGCTGTCGAGCACCTCGAGGACCGGCGCCGCGCTGGAGTCCAACGACTACCTCACCGACGACCCGTACGGCGCGAGCACGATCCTCGACACCCAGAACCTCCAGATCCCGATTCCCGACCTGGCCGTCGGCCGGCTGGTGGAGACCGCGCCGGAGATCACCGGGCAGATCAACGACTACCTCGCCGACAACGGCAGCCTGCCGGCCCCGGCCTCGTCGCTGGTGACCGGCTACGACTTCCTGCAACCGGTTGCCGACCAGGTCGAGTCGCAGTTCGAGGCCGGCATGGGCCCGGGCACTCAGCACGACCAGCTGATCACCAACCAGGGCGTGCCGCCGAGCCAGACGACGACTGCCTCCGGTCCCGATCGCAACCACTCGTGGACGGCGACCGATCTCAGCAACGCGTTGTTCGGCTCCCACCACGATCTGGTCTTCCTCGGCGGGCACTTCAGCGCCAACAACACGCTGGCGGCCGACTACACGACCACGCTGGTCACGACGGACATGCAAGCAGCGGTCCAGGCAAATCCCAACCTGTTCAAGAACACGTTGGTGATCAGTGCCGGCTGCCACGCCGGCTACAACATCCAGGACCAGGACGGCGTGCCCGGCGTCACGCTCGGCCTCGACTGGCCCGAAGAGTTCGGCTCGGCCGGAGCCACGCTCATCTCCGGCACCGGGTATCAGTACGGCGACACCGACTTCGTCGCCTACAGCGACAAGCTCTACACCGACGTCGCCCAGCAGCTGCACGCCGGCACCGGCCGGCTCGCGATCGGGCAGGTCCTGGAGGCGGCGAAGCAGCAGTACCTGCAGCAGGTTCCTCAGATGTCGGGGATGGACACCAAGGCGTTGCTCGAGACGACGCTTTACGGGTTGCCGATGCTCGGCATCGACATGCCTGCGGGCCGGGCGTCGACCACACCGCCCGGCAACGGCAGCGTCACCCCGACGCCGGTCACCCAGGATCCCGGCGCGACCCTCGGTCTCGAGGAGCAGGACTTCTCCACCGACCCCGAGCTGCAGACCCACAACGAGGCGATCACCGACACCAACGGCAACCCGACCGGGCAGCAGTTCACCTGGCTCTCGGGGCCGCAGGGCGTGACCACGCAGCCCGGCCAGCCCGCGCTGCCCTTGCAGACCGCCGACGTGACCTCGACCGACGGCACGGTGCTTCGAGGCGTCGGCTTCTGGGGCGGCAGCTACACCGACACGGGCGGCACCATTCCGCTGGTGGGCGCTCCCGCCACCGAGACCAGCCAGGTGCACGTCCCGTTCGAGTCACCGGTGTTCTTCCCCCAGACGCTGGCGACGCCGAACTATTACGGCGCGCTTGCCGGATCGGGCGGTACCTCGCTGCAGATCACGCCGGCCCAGTTGCAAGCGGACGGCGCGACCACCGATGTCCTGCGGGCCTATCAGCACGTCTCGCTGCACCTGTTCTACAGCGGCAACACCCAGAAGTACGGCGACAACGTGCCGGCGCTCTCGGCAGCGCCGACGATCAGCGAAGTGTCATCCCAGGTCAACGGCGACGGCAGCATCTCCGTGTCCGCACACGTCGCCGGCGACCCCTCCGCCGGCGTGCACGAGGTCTGGGTGACCTACACCGGACAGAGCGCGGGGGATCCCGACTACGGCTCGTGGCACTCTGTCGACCTGACCCAGAACGGGAGCGACTCGACGCTCTGGACCGGCACCATCAACCCGGCGGATCCGACCCAGGCGGCCGACCTGCGTTTCATGGTGCAGGCGGTCAACGGGGTCGGCGTCGTGGCGCTCGACAACAACGGCGGCTCGCTCTATGCGCCCGGCACGATGCCGGGGTTCTCATCGGCGACCTCCACTGCCACGACACTCGCATTGAACCTCCCGACAACCACCGGCACGTACGGCGGGACGGCGGCGCTGTCCGCCGTACTCACGGATGCCCAGGGAACGCCCCTGAAGGGGCAGCAGGTGATCTTCAGCCTCGGCGCCGTGAACGTGTCGGCATCGACCGATGCAACCGGTACCGCTCAGGCGAGCATTCCGTTGCTCGCAGTCCCCGGCCAGTACGCCGTGTCGGCGAGCTTCTCGGGGGACAGCGGTGACCTGCCGTCGTCGGCGGCCGCCCAGACGTACACGATCCAGCCGCCGCCAACGAACCTGACGATCAGTCCCTCTGACGGCACCGATCCGAGTGTCGTCGACGGTACCGACACCGGCGTGTCCGCGACGCTCACCAGCAACGGGCAGCCGCTCGCGGGCGAGCCGATCTCCTTCCTCGTCACCGACAGCCAGGGCAACGCCGTGAGCAGCACGGTGCGCACCACGGACGGAAACGGCACCGCGCACATGGGCGCACTCAAGGTGGCGCCCGGCAACAACACGGTCACGGCAAGCTTCGACGAGAGCGGCGTCCAGGTTGGCGGCGCGGTCGTCGACGCGTCCGAACCCGGCTATCAAGGGTCGACGGCAACCACGCATGTGCACGGCATCGAGCCCACCCAGACCCAGCTCACCGCGAGTACCACCACGCCGACCTACGGCTCGCCGGTGACGCTGACAGCAACCGTCGCACTGGCAGGCGGAAACGGCACCGTCACGTTCGCGGTGGGTGGCACGACCATCAGCGGCTGCGGGCAGGAGTCCCTGACCCCTGGCAGCAGCGGCGACACGGCGACGTGCACGATCCCGGCATGGAACGCCGGCTCATACCAAGCCGTGGCGAGCTACTCAGGCGCCACTGACTATCAGTCCAGCATGAGCCAACCGCTGTCCGTCACCATGAGCCAGGCCTCGACGTCGACGACGTTGACCGCACCCGCATCGTCGACCTGGGGCGGGACGATCCAGCTGTCAGCGACCGTGACGCCCTCGCCGAGCTCATCGAACCCGTCCGCGGCAAATCCGACAGGGACGGTCACGTTCTACGACGGCAACGTCCCGGTCGGCTCACCGGTGCCGGTCGCGGTCAACGGGAATGCGACGCTCACCCTGCCCAAGGGCGGCGTGATTCCCGCTGCAGGGACACACAACTGGCTGGCCGTGTACTCCGGAGACACCAACTACGTCGGTTCGCAGCACGGCGCATCGACCGTGATCAGTCAAGCGGCGACCCAGACCACGCTGGCTACGCCGCCGGGTGTGTTCGGGCAGCCGGTCACCGTCACCGCGACGGTGACCCCCACAGACGCGGGTGGGCAGCTTGCCTTCTTCGTCGACGGTTCGACGACCGCAGCGTGCACCGTGCCCGTCACGGTGGTCGGCTCGTCCGCGACCGGCAGCTGCAAGCTCAGCGGGCTCGGCGTCGGCAAGCACAGCGTGGGCGTGACGTTCTCGCACGACAGCAACCTGCTCAACAGCAGTGCTTCCGGCACCGTCCTGATTCTTCCGGCGTGGACGACCACCAGCCTGGTCGTGCCCGCATCGGCTCGGTTCGGCACTTCCGTTTCGCTCGGCGTCTCGGTCGCCCCGGTCGCGCCCGGAGCGGGGAAGCCGACCGGCACGGTCACCTTCTACGACGGCCTGCACGCGCTGGGGACCGCGTCGTTGACGACTCATTCATCGGGTCCGAGCACCGCCAGCCTCACGGTGGCGAACCTGCCCGGCGGACCCAACGCGCTCGGCGCGGTCTACGGCGGCGACAACAACTTCATCGGGAGCCTGGGCATCGGACTGCTGCCGGTGACGTTCACCAGCACGGTCGCCGGTACGTCGAAGGGCGCGCTCACCGTGGCCGCCAACCAGGCCGTGCTCATCTCCGGGACAGAGAACGGCAGCATCACCGTCAAGGCCGGCGGTGCGGTCGAGATCACCGGATCGGTCATCGGGTCGCTGTCTGCGTCCGGTGCCGCGCAGCTCATGCTCTGCGGCGCCAACGTGAACGGGAGCATCAGCAGCAGCGCCGCGACCGGCCAGGTGTTCATCGGCGGCGACTTCTGCAGCCCGACGAAGGTGGTCGGCTCGGTGTCGCTGTCCAGCAACACCGGCGGGGTCGAGATCGCCGGTAGCAACATCTCCGGCTCTCTCGCCTGTTCGAGCAACAAGCCGGCGCCGACCGACGCCGGCCAGCCCAACAAGGTCGGCGGCTCGCGCTCCGGCCAGTGCGCGACGCCAGTGAACTTCTGATGAAGACAACATTGCCCATGACCAGACCACCGTTAGGCTCACGCCGTGACTGCACCTGACCCTGCCCGGCTCGCGAGTGTCGAGCTCTTTCAAGACCTGTCCGACGAGGACCGGGAACACCTGGCCGCGTGGATGGAGGTCGAGGAGATCCCGGCCGGGCACGTGATGCTGCGCGAGCACACGTCCGGCTACGCCTTCTTCATCCTCGACGAAGGCCGCGCTCATGCCGAGGCCGACGGCAAGGTGCTGGAGGTTCTCGAGCCGGGTGCGGTGTTCGGTGAGATGGCGTTCTTCGCGCCGGACGGCGAGCGCACCGCGACGATCGTCCCCGAGACCCCGTTACGGGTCTACACGATGTTCGGGACCCGGTTCCGGCAGATGCAGCAGGAGCTTCCCGAGGTAGCGAGCCGGCTCCGCCAGATCGTCGAGACGCGGGCCGATCGGCTGCGGGCGGCCGACCAGGCCTGATCGTCCGGGATGGCCGGTGACCGCGTGACCACGCACGGGGAGACCGCCCCGTCGTACCTTCCGATCGACCGCCGGCTCGCGTTGCTGGCCGGGCACGACCTGCCGACCGAGGTGACCGGCACCGCTCTTGATGCCGACCTGTCGGGCTTCACGGCACTCACCGAGGCGCTCGCCGACCGATACGGCGAGCAACGCGGCGCGGAGGAGCTCGCCCGCCGCCTCAACCTCATGTATGACGGCCTGATCACGTGCGTCCATCGCTACGGCGGCACGGTCCTCGGCTTCGCCGGAGACGCCTTCTCCTGCTGGCTGGACGGCGATGACGGCCGGCGCGGGATCGCCTGCGGGTTGGCTCTACAAGAGTGGATGGGAGCGAACGCGCGCGAGGTCAGCGGGGGTCTGCCGGCGCCCCAGCTGAAGGTCGCCCTGGCGACCGGTCGCACCCGTCGCTTCCTGGTCGGCAACCCGCGCGTGCAGCTGCTCGAGGGACTCGCCGGCGCGCTGGTCGACGAGCTGGCCGCCGCCGGTCACGACGCGGAGCCGGGGCAGATCGTGCTCGCGCCTTCGACCCGCGCGGCGGTCGGCGAGCAGGTGCGGACCGACGCGCGAGGCGCGCTTCAGTGGTACGAGGGCCGCGCCGAGCCGAGCCCTTGGCCTGCGCCGGACGAGACGAAGGAGGGCCTCGACGCGGTTCGCGCGTGGTTGCTCCCGGCGGTGTTCACGCGTCTCGCCGCCGGTGAGGGTGACTTCCTCGCCGAGCTTCGACCGGCGACTGCGCTGTTCATGCGGATCTCCGGTATCCGCTTCGAGGACGACCCGGCCGCCCTTGACCGCCTCGACGAGATCGTCCGCACCGTGCAAGCAGTTCTCTCGTCCTACGACGGGACGCTCGTGCAGCTGACGATCGGGGACAAGGGCAGCTATCTGTACGCCGCGTTCGGCGCGCCGGTGGCCCACGAGGACGACCAGGTGCGCGCACTGCTAGCCGCGCTCGAGCTGCGTGAGCTCGGCGGCGTGCCGGGCCGGCCCGAGCTGGTCGACCCGGTCTCGATCGGCCTGGCGAGCGGACGGTTGCGGGCCGGGTCCTACGGGGGCACCGAGCGACGGACCTACGGCGTGCTGGGTGACACCGTCAACCTCGCGGCCCGGCTCATGCAGGCCGCAGGGGCCGGCGAGATCGTGTGTACGCGGGCGTTGCAGACAGCCGCCGGGGACGGCTTCCGCTGGTCGCCGATGGCCGAGCTGACCGTGAAGGGCAAGCGCGAGCCGATCGCGGTGGCGCAGCTCGTCGGCAGCCGTGCCGTCGTACCCCAGCCGCGTCGTCCCTCCGCCGATGCGGACCCGGGTCCGATGCTCGGCCGCGCGGATGAGCTCGCTGCGCTCGCTGCGAACCTCGACGCGGCGGTCGGCGGTCGCGGCCGCATCGTCGCCGTGACGGCAGAAGCGGGTATGGGCAAGAGCCGGCTGGTCGCCGAGCTGGCGGGCATCGCCGAGCGGCGGGGCATCGCCGTCCACCACGGCGAGTGCCCGTCGTACGGCGTGAACAGCAGCTATCTGGTCTGGCAGCCGGTCTGGGGCCGGCTGTTCGGTCTCGGCGAAGCAGACTCGGAGGCCACTCGCCTGGCTGCGGTCGGCAAGCAGCTCGAAGTCGCCGGCCCGGCGCTCGCCCATCGGCTGCCCGTCCTCGGGCCGGTGATCGGTGCGGCGGCCCCCGACAACGAGCTGACCGCCTCCTTCGATGCGAAGGCCCGAAAGACCGCGCTCGAGACCACCTTGGTCGAGTGGCTCAGGGCGGAGATCGATCGACCCGTGGTCGTCGTGCTCGAGGACTGCCACTGGATCGACCCGCTGTCGGAGGACCTGCTCACCGCGATCGGACGCGTCGTGCGCGAGCTGCCGGTCTTGCTCCTCGTCACCCAACGGCAGCGGAGCGCGGCCGAAGGTGGGGCGCTGGCCATTCACGGCCTGCCGCACTTCCGCGAGCTGCGGCTCGACCGGCTGTCCGACCACGAGGTCGAGCTCATGATCCGGCGCCGGCTCGAGTCGGTATCGATCTCGCGAGCGACGGCGGAGGCGGTCAGCAGCCTCGCCGGTCGGGCCGAGGGCAACCCGTTCTACGTCGAGGAGCTGCTCGACTACCTGCTGGAGATCGGCGCCGGGGGGCTTGACCCCGAACGGCTCGCCGAGCTCCCCTCCACGCTTCAGAGCCTGGTGCTCAGCCGCATCGACCGGCTGGCCGAGCGACCGCGCTCGGTGCTGAAGGTTGCCAGCGCGGTCGGCCGAACGTTCGGTGCGGACCTGCTTCCCGAGGTGCATGCCGAGCTCGGGAGCGACGCACTGGTCACGAGCGCGCTTGCCACCTTGCGCGGCGCAGACTTCATCGTCGCCGAGGACGTCGAGCACGGCCGCTACGGCTTCCGGCATGCGATCACGCAGGAGGTCGCCTACTCGACGATCGTGGAGACGACCAGGGCCGCGCTTCACGGGCGGATCGGCCGGACGCTGGAGCGGCGTGCCGGTGACGCGACCGACCGCGTGCTCGACTTGCTGGCGCACCACTTTGCCCGCGGCGATGACGAGCAGCGCCGCCGGACCTACGTGCTGCGCGCCGCGGAGGCCGCCGAGAAGCGGTGGGCGAACCGGGCCGCCGCGGAGTACTTCAGCAACGTGCTGCCGCTGCTCGGCGCGGAACAACGCGGCGACGTGCTGCTGAAGCTGGGGCGGGCACTCTCCCTGACCGGGCGGCTGGACGAGGCCGCCGCCGCCTTCGCCGAGGCGTTCGCGACCGGCTCGGAGCGCGACGACGCGGTCCTCAAGGCGCGAGCTCAGACCGAGCAGGGGGAGCTGCATCGCAAGCAGGGCAGGTACGACGAAGCGGCCGCTGACTTCGCCGCCGCGCGGGACCGGCTGGAGGCCGAGCACCATCGCGCCGGCGTGGCCGAGGTCCTGCATCTCGAGGGAACGCTCGCCGCTCAGCGCGGCGACACCGCACTCGCTCGTCGGCGTTTCGAGGACGGACTCGACATCCGAAGGACGGTCGGCGACCGGCGCGGGGTCTCCCGCGCGCTGAACGGGCTCGGGATCGTGGCGGAGTACGAGAACGACCTGGGGCGTGCGGCGAACCTCTACGCCGAAGCGCTGGAGATCAATGTCGAGATCGGCGATCAGTGGGGGGTCGCGGCGGTGACGAACAACCAGGGCTACGCGCTGTTGCTCCAAGGCGCAGCCGCAGAGGCGCTCCCGCTCTTCGAGCGCGCGGTTGCGCTGGAGCGTGAGGTGGGCGACCCGTCGATGCTGGCGAACTTCCTCTCCAACCTCGGCGACGCGCACCGCGAGCTGGGCGAGCATCCCGAGGCGACGGCGGCGTACGACGAGGCGCTGGCACTCGCCCAGGAGCTCGATGAGCGGTGGCTGGTCTGCTACTTGCTGGAGGACGTCGCCGTGCTCTGCGCGCGCGAGGGTCGAGCCGCCGAGGCAATGCAGCTCGCGGCGGCTGGCTCTGCCCTGCGGGTCGCGATCGGAGCGCCGTTACCGGCCGAGAGCGTGCGCCTGCTGGACGCCCGCCTGCAGCCGGCTCGCGCAGCGCTCCCCGACGACGCGTATGACGCCGCGCGAGCGTCCGGCTCGGGGTGGAGCTTCGAGGAAGCCATCGACCATGCCGTGCGCGCCGGGCGCGCGCGGTAGACGGTCGGCGGGAGGGGGAGCGTCGTGTCCGCGGCTCGGCATGGCACCGGCAACCTGGCGACCCTTCGGGAGGCGGCCGGGTGGTGGCGGCGCCAGCCCGCTCCGGCTGCGGTCGCACTCGTCGCGGTCGCGATCCAGCAGGCCTTCCTGATCGGGTTCGCCTTCAGCCTCAAGATCCTCGTCGCGGACATCACCAAGCACAAACCGCAGGCGGACCTTGCCGCGTTGCTCGTCGTGTTGGGCGCCGGCTTCGTGCTGGCGGCGGCTGCCACCGTGGTGGGAGAGCGGGCGGTGGCGCGGCTTGCGGCCCGGTTGACCAACGATCTGCGTCGCGAGGTCTACCAGCACGTGCTGCGGCTCGCACCGGCCTACCTGCTGACCAACCCCTCGGCGAAGATCACCAAGAAGTTCACCAGCGACCTGCGCAACGTCGAGGGCGGCTACGTCCAAGCCTTCGTCGACACCTACACGCTGGTGGTCGAGACCGCGATCGCCGTACCGCTGCTCGTGATCCTCGACTGGCGGCTGGCCCTCATCACCTGCCTCACCTTGCCCCTTGTCGGCTTCGCCGCGGACCGGCTGCTGCCGCGGCTGATGGCGGCGAGTGACGAGCAGAGCGCATCGGAGCTCGCACTGCTCGCCGCCCTGCAGGACACGGTGCGTGCGCAGGAGGTGGTGCGCATCTTCCACCTCGAGCCCGAGCTGTCCGAGCGCTTCGACGGGCTCCTGGACACCCATCACGAGAAGGCCGTGAGGGTCCGCGGCGTCGGGGCGGTCTCCGGCAAGGGCGCCGGGCTCGCGGTGCTGCTCGTACAGGTCATCGTGACGGTGGTGGGCGCCGAGCTGGCGGCGCATCAGCGGTTGCCGATCGAGTCGCTGGTCGGTTTCACGACGATTCTCGCCCTGCTCGCGAAGTCCTGCTACGACTTCGTGAAGACGGATCTGCCGCTGCTCGCCGAGGCCGGACGGGGCCGCCAGGGGCTGGCCGAGTTCCTTGCCGCGCCGGTGGTCGTGGCCGATCCGCCGGCGGCTCCGTCGTTGCCGCCGTTGCGCGGCTCGATCGAGCTGGACGACGCCTCTTTTCGGTATCCGGGCTCGTCCCGGAAGGCCATCGACCACGTGTCGCTCACCATCCGGCCCGGCACCAATGTCGCTGTGGTCGGCACCAACGGCTCGGGCAAGAGCACGCTCCTGCGGCTGTTGATGCGTTACTACGACCCCGAGCACGGCACGGTCAGCATCGACGGCATCGCCCTTCGCGATGTCACTCAGCGATCCGTTCGCGAGCAGATGGGTGTCGTCCTGCAGGGCAACTACCTGTTCAACGACACCGTCCGGGAGAACATCCGGATCGGCCGGCCCGGAGCAAGCGACGCGGAGGTCGAGGCCGGTGCTCGGCGCGCGGAGCTCCATGAAGCGGTGCTCGCGATGACGGACGGCTACGACACGGTGGTCGGCGAGGCGGGCGGGCGGCTGTCGGGTGGACTCCAGCAGCGGTTGGCGATCGCGCGGGCGATGATTCGCGACCCTCGGATCCTGCTGCTGGACGAGGTCACCACGGCGCTCGACCCGGTGACCGAGGCCGCGATCCACGAGATGCTCGCCCACGCCGGTGCAGGTCGGACCGTCGTCGCGGCCACGCACCGGCTCGCCGCCGCGCGCACCGCGGACGAGATCGTCGTCATGGAGGCCGGCCGCATCGTCGAACGAGGCCGCCACGACGAGCTACTGGCCGCGGGCGGGGCCTACGCACGGCTCTGGGAGAAGCAGAGCGGCTTTGCGGTCAGCGCGGACGGCCGGCAGGCGACCGTCGACGCGGGTCGGCTGCGCCACGTCAATCTCTTTGCCGACCTGGACGACTCGACGCTGTCCCGGATCGCGGAGGGCCTGACATCGGAGTACTACGAGGCGGATCAGGTGGTGTTCCGCGAAGGCGACCCGGGCGACCGCTTCTACCTGATCGCCCGCGGCCGGGTCGCGGTCGAGACGGCGACCTCCGAGGGTGACCTGCACCTGTACGAGACCCTCGGTGACGGCGATCACTTCGGCGAGGTCGCCCTGCTGCAGGATCGGGCGCGTACGGCGACGATTCGCACGATTGCGCCGAGCGTGTTCCTGACCATGGACCGGCCGTCGTTCATCCGGCTGGTCGAGACGACACCGGAGATGGGTCGAGCACTTGAAGAGCGGATGACCCGCACCGAGATCAACCTCGGTGAGTGGCGGCGTCTGGTCGGTCCCGGCTGATCGTCGGTCGGCTGGCGGTCAAAGATCGGATCGGTCCGGTACGACGAAGCCGGTCTCGTAGGCAGTGACCACGGCCTGCACCCGGTCGCGCAGTCCGAGCTTCATGAGGATCCGCGCGACGTGTGTCTTCACCGTGCTCTCCTCGACGACGAGCTCCTCCGCGATCTCGGCATTCGACATCCCGCGGGCGACCAGCCTCAGCACGTCGGTTTCGCGCGGCGTGAGCTCGGCCAGCTCGGGCGGCGCCTCGGTGCGCGGCCGCGCGGCAAGCACGAAGGTCTGGATCAGCCGGCGCGTGATCGTGGGATCGATGAGCGCGTCGCCGGTCGCCACGCTGCGAACCGCCGAGACCAGTTGCTCGCTCGGAGCATCCTTCAGCAGGAAGCCGCTCGCCCCGGCGCGAAGCGCGGCGTACACATACTCGTCGGAGTCGAAGGTCGTGAGCATCAAGACCTTCGTCGGCGTCTCGCCGAGCACCTGCTTCGCGGCAGCGAGCCCGTCCTGGTTCGGCATCCGGATGTCCATGACAACGACCGCGGGGCGAAGGCTGCGGCAGAGCTCGACCGCCTCCAGGCCGTCGGCCGCCTCGCCGATCACGGTCATGTCCGGCTCGCGGTCGAGGATCACCCGGAAGCCGGCGCGGACGAGGCGCTGATCATCCGCGATGACGATGTCGATGGCCATGTCCGCCGGTCAGCTCGTGGTCGAGAAGGTCGGTCGGCCCGGGAAGCGTGGCATCTGCGCCGATACCCGCCAGGCTCCGGTCGCTGCGGGGCCGATCTCGATTCGCCCGCCGCAGCGGGCGACGCGCTCGCGCATGCCGGCCAAGCCGTGCCCGCCGCCTAGTCGCTCCAACCCGGACCGCGATGCGGCCGGTGTCGCATTGCTGATCTCGAGGTCGATGGTCGCGTCGCTCCCGTTGACGACGATCGCGATCGCGGCGCCGGGCGCATGCTTCATCGCGTTCGTGACCGCCTCCTGCACCAATCGGTAAGCCGTCTCGGAGGTCTCACTCGACATCGACTCGCTGTCCCCGGCGATATGGCAGCTGATCTGCACGCCCGACGTCTGTGCCCGCCGGACCAGCTCGGCGACGATGGCGAGCCCGGTCGCCGGGCGCGGCGGACCCGAGCCATCCAGCA
It encodes the following:
- a CDS encoding tetratricopeptide repeat protein; the protein is MTTHGETAPSYLPIDRRLALLAGHDLPTEVTGTALDADLSGFTALTEALADRYGEQRGAEELARRLNLMYDGLITCVHRYGGTVLGFAGDAFSCWLDGDDGRRGIACGLALQEWMGANAREVSGGLPAPQLKVALATGRTRRFLVGNPRVQLLEGLAGALVDELAAAGHDAEPGQIVLAPSTRAAVGEQVRTDARGALQWYEGRAEPSPWPAPDETKEGLDAVRAWLLPAVFTRLAAGEGDFLAELRPATALFMRISGIRFEDDPAALDRLDEIVRTVQAVLSSYDGTLVQLTIGDKGSYLYAAFGAPVAHEDDQVRALLAALELRELGGVPGRPELVDPVSIGLASGRLRAGSYGGTERRTYGVLGDTVNLAARLMQAAGAGEIVCTRALQTAAGDGFRWSPMAELTVKGKREPIAVAQLVGSRAVVPQPRRPSADADPGPMLGRADELAALAANLDAAVGGRGRIVAVTAEAGMGKSRLVAELAGIAERRGIAVHHGECPSYGVNSSYLVWQPVWGRLFGLGEADSEATRLAAVGKQLEVAGPALAHRLPVLGPVIGAAAPDNELTASFDAKARKTALETTLVEWLRAEIDRPVVVVLEDCHWIDPLSEDLLTAIGRVVRELPVLLLVTQRQRSAAEGGALAIHGLPHFRELRLDRLSDHEVELMIRRRLESVSISRATAEAVSSLAGRAEGNPFYVEELLDYLLEIGAGGLDPERLAELPSTLQSLVLSRIDRLAERPRSVLKVASAVGRTFGADLLPEVHAELGSDALVTSALATLRGADFIVAEDVEHGRYGFRHAITQEVAYSTIVETTRAALHGRIGRTLERRAGDATDRVLDLLAHHFARGDDEQRRRTYVLRAAEAAEKRWANRAAAEYFSNVLPLLGAEQRGDVLLKLGRALSLTGRLDEAAAAFAEAFATGSERDDAVLKARAQTEQGELHRKQGRYDEAAADFAAARDRLEAEHHRAGVAEVLHLEGTLAAQRGDTALARRRFEDGLDIRRTVGDRRGVSRALNGLGIVAEYENDLGRAANLYAEALEINVEIGDQWGVAAVTNNQGYALLLQGAAAEALPLFERAVALEREVGDPSMLANFLSNLGDAHRELGEHPEATAAYDEALALAQELDERWLVCYLLEDVAVLCAREGRAAEAMQLAAAGSALRVAIGAPLPAESVRLLDARLQPARAALPDDAYDAARASGSGWSFEEAIDHAVRAGRAR
- a CDS encoding ABC transporter transmembrane domain-containing protein — protein: MSAARHGTGNLATLREAAGWWRRQPAPAAVALVAVAIQQAFLIGFAFSLKILVADITKHKPQADLAALLVVLGAGFVLAAAATVVGERAVARLAARLTNDLRREVYQHVLRLAPAYLLTNPSAKITKKFTSDLRNVEGGYVQAFVDTYTLVVETAIAVPLLVILDWRLALITCLTLPLVGFAADRLLPRLMAASDEQSASELALLAALQDTVRAQEVVRIFHLEPELSERFDGLLDTHHEKAVRVRGVGAVSGKGAGLAVLLVQVIVTVVGAELAAHQRLPIESLVGFTTILALLAKSCYDFVKTDLPLLAEAGRGRQGLAEFLAAPVVVADPPAAPSLPPLRGSIELDDASFRYPGSSRKAIDHVSLTIRPGTNVAVVGTNGSGKSTLLRLLMRYYDPEHGTVSIDGIALRDVTQRSVREQMGVVLQGNYLFNDTVRENIRIGRPGASDAEVEAGARRAELHEAVLAMTDGYDTVVGEAGGRLSGGLQQRLAIARAMIRDPRILLLDEVTTALDPVTEAAIHEMLAHAGAGRTVVAATHRLAAARTADEIVVMEAGRIVERGRHDELLAAGGAYARLWEKQSGFAVSADGRQATVDAGRLRHVNLFADLDDSTLSRIAEGLTSEYYEADQVVFREGDPGDRFYLIARGRVAVETATSEGDLHLYETLGDGDHFGEVALLQDRARTATIRTIAPSVFLTMDRPSFIRLVETTPEMGRALEERMTRTEINLGEWRRLVGPG
- a CDS encoding response regulator transcription factor translates to MAIDIVIADDQRLVRAGFRVILDREPDMTVIGEAADGLEAVELCRSLRPAVVVMDIRMPNQDGLAAAKQVLGETPTKVLMLTTFDSDEYVYAALRAGASGFLLKDAPSEQLVSAVRSVATGDALIDPTITRRLIQTFVLAARPRTEAPPELAELTPRETDVLRLVARGMSNAEIAEELVVEESTVKTHVARILMKLGLRDRVQAVVTAYETGFVVPDRSDL